A single Vigna radiata var. radiata cultivar VC1973A chromosome 8, Vradiata_ver6, whole genome shotgun sequence DNA region contains:
- the LOC106771640 gene encoding leucine-rich repeat receptor-like protein kinase PXC1, with product MIIMSKHRHLFFLLFLFFLPFFTFSLHHNDTHALTLFRRQTDLHGYLLSNWTGGDACAAAWRGVLCSPNGRVTALSLPSLNLRGPLHPLTPLTHLRLLDLHDNRLNGTVSPLLSNCTNIQLLYLAGNDFSGEIQPEISSLKSLLRLDLSDNNIHGKVDFLSNLTQLITLRLQNNLLSGEIPDLSASMQNLKEVNLTNNAFYGRLPNPMLKKFGVTAFSGNEGLCGATPLPVCSFTTNPPNDNENNNENEPSQTVPSNPSSFPETSIIARPGKERHKGLSPGAIVAIVVGNCVALLVMTSFLVAHCCARGRGSSLVGSGESYGKRKSGSSYNGSEKKVYGSGGGESDGTTGTDRSRLVFFDRRSEFELEDLLRASAEMLGKGSLGTVYRAVLDDGCTVAVKRLKDANPCARHEFEQYMDVIGKLKHPNVVRLKAYYYAKEEKLLVYDYLSNGSLHALLHGNRGPGRIPLDWTTRISLVLGAARGLAKIHAEYSAAKVPHGNVKSSNVLLDKNGVACISDFGLSLLLNPVHAIARLGGYRAPEQEQHKRLSQQADVYSFGVLLLEVLTGRAPSSQYPSPGRPRMEEEEQAVVDLPKWVRSVVKEEWTAEVFDQELLRYKNIEEELVSMLHVGLACVVAQPEKRPTMEEVVKMVEEIRVEQSPLGEDYDESRNSLSPSIPTTEDGLP from the exons ATGATCATCATGAGCAAGCATCGCcatctcttcttcctcctctttttatttttcttaccaTTTTTCACCTTCAGTCTCCACCACAACGATACTCATGCACTCACCCTCTTCCGCCGCCAAACCGACCTTCACGGCTACCTTCTTTCCAACTGGACCGGCGGAGATGCCTGCGCCGCTGCGTGGCGCGGCGTCCTCTGCTCCCCGAACGGCCGCGTTACCGCCCTCTCCCTACCTTCCCTCAACCTCCGTGGCCCCCTCCACCCTCTCACTCCCCTCACCCACCTACGCCTCCTTGACCTCCACGACAATCGCTTGAACGGCACCGTTTCGCCGCTCCTCTCCAACTGCACCAACATCCAACTGCTCTACCTCGCCGGCAACGACTTCTCCGGCGAGATCCAGCCGGAGATATCCTCCCTCAAATCCCTTCTCCGCCTCGACCTCTCCGACAACAACATTCACGGCAAGGTTGACTTCCTCTCCAACTTAACTCAACTCATAACATTGAGACTCCAGAACAACCTTCTCTCCGGTGAAATCCCTGACCTATCTGCCTCCATGCAAAACCTCAAAGAAGTCAACCTGACAAACAACGCCTTCTACGGTCGTTTACCAAACCCCATGCTGAAGAAATTCGGTGTCACGGCCTTCTCAGGTAACGAGGGTTTATGTGGTGCAACACCGTTACCTGTGTGTTCCTTCACCACAAACCCTCCTAATGATAATGAGAATAACAATGAAAATGAACCGTCCCAGACAGTTCCTTCAAACCCTAGTTCCTTCCCAGAAACCAGCATAATAGCTCGACCGGGGAAGGAGCGTCATAAGGGTTTAAGTCCCGGTGCCATTGTAGCAATTGTTGTGGGGAATTGTGTGGCGTTGCTTGTGATGACATCATTTCTCGTGGCACATTGTTGCGCGAGGGGAAGAGGGTCTAGTTTGGTGGGGAGTGGGGAGAGTTATGGGAAGAGGAAGAGTGGGAGCAGTTACAATGGGAGTGAGAAGAAGGTGTATGGGAGTGGGGGTGGTGAGAGTGATGGGACTACAGGGACTGATAGGAGTAGGCTTGTGTTTTTTGATCGGAGGAGTGAGTTTGAGTTGGAGGATTTGCTGCGAGCCTCGGCAGAGATGCTTGGGAAGGGTAGTTTAGGGACGGTTTATAGGGCGGTGCTTGATGATGGGTGCACCGTGGCGGTGAAGAGGCTGAAGGATGCCAACCCTTGCGCCAGGCATGAGTTTGAGCAGTATATGGATGTGATTGGGAAGCTTAAGCACCCTAATGTTGTGAGACTCAAAGCCTATTACTATGCCAAAGAGGAAAAGCTTCTTGTCTATGACTATCTCTCCAATGGAAGCTTGCATGCTCTTCTTCATG GGAACCGTGGTCCGGGGAGGATTCCATTGGATTGGACTACTAGAATAAGCCTGGTGTTGGGAGCAGCAAGAGGTCTTGCGAAGATCCACGCAGAGTACAGTGCAGCCAAAGTGCCTCACGGGAACGTGAAATCTTCGAACGTGCTTCTGGACAAGAACGGCGTCGCCTGCATCTCGGACTTCGGGCTATCACTCCTCTTGAACCCGGTTCACGCCATTGCACGACTGGGAGGGTACAGGGCACCCGAACAGGAACAGCACAAGAGGTTGTCTCAGCAAGCTGACGTGTACAGCTTCGGGGTGTTGCTGTTGGAAGTTCTCACAGGAAGAGCTCCTTCCTCGCAGTACCCTTCACCGGGTCGTCCCAGAATGGAGGAAGAGGAACAGGCCGTGGTGGACCTTCCCAAATGGGTTCGCTCCGTCGTGAAGGAAGAGTGGACCGCAGAGGTGTTTGACCAGGAGCTTTTGCGCTACAAGAACATCGAGGAAGAGCTTGTGTCCATGCTGCATGTGGGTTTGGCCTGTGTTGTGGCGCAGCCGGAGAAGAGGCCAACTATGGAAGAAGTTGTGAAAATGGTTGAGGAGATCAGGGTGGAGCAATCGCCACTTGGGGAGGACTATGATGAATCGCGCAATTCGCTTTCACCTTCCATTCCCACCACTGAAGATGGTCTACCTTAG